The DNA sequence TTGCCCAAACATTGGAGCTGCCCGGTATCGTGGCGGAAAAGCTGCAAAGGCAGGCCGGTGGCTTCCGGTTGGCACAACTCCAGGATCATCTCATCCGCCTGCACGAAGCGGATTTAGGTTTTAAAACCGGAATGGCTCCCCCCCACCTGCTCTTGGAAAAGGTTATCTTGGAATTGTGCCCTCTGCCGGCTCTTAGGCATCCGAAGAGAGGGCATTAATGTGGCGGGTCAGCCGGGAGATTTTGCGAGCTGCGGTTTTCCAATGCATGGTGCCCTGGGCGGCAACCCGTTGGATTACCGGTGCTGCCTTCTGTAAGGCAGCCTGAGCCTGCTCTGGCTGGTTTTGCGAGACGGCCGTCCGAACAGCCTTAACTAAATTCTTGACCCGGGTTTTACGGCTTAGATTGCGGATTCGCCGGACCTTGCTCTGTCGGTCGCGTTTCATTACTGAACGGTGTTTGGTCAACTACTAATCCTCCCTTGAAATTATCCCAAGTACTCAGGGCTTAACCTGTAACTTAAAAATTATGCAATATTGTCAGGATGATAAGCTGAAATGATCAGGTTCAACCTCTTTCAGACTATTCATTTTACTTATTTTGTCTCATCTGTCAAGGTCATCTTGCAGGGTCTGCCGTAATTGCCTTCCGAGGTGCTCAAACTCTGGCGTTTTTGGAAGATATTCCAGCAACTTATCCAGATAACCCTTTTCCCTGGCGATACCTTGACTGACAGGATAATTCAGGTCATACAGCCAACTACACAACATCAGCTTGAAGTCATTCACCCACGTCAGATGCTGGTAATTCACCGATTGCCGGGCCTGCACCTTTTCCAGAATAGCCGGGGTATAATTGTCCGGATCGGGTTTAAGTTCCAGATTGACCACTTTATTATAGGGTATTCGGGGATCAAAATGCGCCAGCATAACCGCAAAGATGTCGAGTTTGTCAGCGTCGCGGACAATCTGAGTAAGCAGTCTAACTTTAACTGGTAGCTGGTTGGGTAAAAAACGCCGGTTGTGCAGGGCAATGGCTCCCAGGATAAGGTGTTGACTCTGGGGTGGAAACCCGGCCAATACGCCATGCTGCTTCATGGTCCGGACGCCTTCAGTGGCGTGGTTAACCGAAACCTTGTCATTGTAAGTTTTATAACGGGCATACTGTGGAAACCGGCCGATATCGTGGAAGAGGGCCGCCAGGTGCGCCATTTCCTGCAAGACCGGCGTGAGATCCAGGTTTTTAGTAATCTGGCGGGCAAAGCCGAGCACCCGAAGTGTATGGTTGATTTTTATCCGGATATTGGCCGTATCAAAATCGCTTCCCTGAAGATATCCCTGAGTAAAGTCCAGGAACCAGCGCTCATAAGTCCGAAAATCATATCCTGCAGGTAAATCATGCATTAATCAGATCCGGGTCCGGCAACGGTTTCCCGCTCTCAAGCCGTAAAAACTCCTCAAATGTCTGATAGATAGGCGGCAGTTGGTGGTGCTGTCGCTGGACCAGATAGATAGGCCGCCGCATTTCGACTCCTCGGATTTTTACTGCCGTGAGCGCCCCGTAATCAATATCCGCCGCCACCGCCAACCGGGAGAGGATGCCGATACCTACCCTGGCCTTGATACTCTGACGTACCGCTTCGGTGTTAGGCATCTGCGCCGCAACCTTGAGCCTGGCATACTCGAACCCGTGGGCCGCCAGGATCTGTTGTGCCGCCATCTGCGTCCCGGAGCCGCGTTCCCGAATAATAAACGGCTGCTCATAGAGCTCCGGAAGTTCCACTTCGCCCTTTACCGAAAAAGGATGTTCCGGAAAGACGGTCAAAGTCAGTTCGTCGGGGCACAGCACCTCGTAGTTCAGATGTTTTACCGGAGATTTTAATCCTACCAGACCCAATCCGAATTCGCCCTTGATCACGGCGTCGGCGATCGCAGCGGTATTGGCAATTTTCAAGGTGATCTGGACCGCCGGATGGTTGGCCTTGAAGGCGCCGATAGCTTTCGGCAGCAGGTAGCTCCCTGGAATAGTGCTCGCTCCGATAACCAGCTTCCCCAGCAGTTCCCCGCGATAATCGGCCAGGGCTTGACGCGCCTCTTCCCGCAGACGCAGCATCTTGCCAGCGTAGCGTTGCAGAATCTCTCCTGCCGGAGTCAACCGTACTTCCCGCCCTTGCCGGTCCACCAACTTTTCTCCAACTATCTCCTCAAGAGCGCGAATGTGTTCGCTCACCGTAGGCTGTGATAGCAAGAGCGATTCTGCCGCCAGGGTGAAGCTCTTAAGCTCCACCACCTTGCAGAAAATTTCGAGACGATGTAAATCCATATAACCAGGTTTTAAAACAGGGGATAAAGAAGAGGGGTGAGGGACTAGGAGATAAGCCTTTCCCTCTTCCCTTTCTTAGCTTAAACCACCTGCACGCCAAAGAGTCTCGCCATCCTTTTAAGCGCCCACTCATGATCACCAGGATCGAAGTCAGCTACCCCGTCCCGATAAACCACCACCCGATAACCCCGAAGATCCAAGTCGCGCGCCGTTTCCATGATACAGATAGAGGTGCAGACGCCCACTAAATGCACCTCGTTAATCTGTTGGCGCTGCAGGATTTTCTCCAAATCGGTGTTGAGCATTCCGCTTAGCTGTTTCTTGGTCACCCGGACATCACTGGGAACGGCTTTAATCTCCCCAATGAGTTCTGCCCCCCAGGTGTTTTGGACCGCATGGGGTGGAAAGCGGCTAAACTCAGGATCGTTCGGATCATGGGCGTCAGTCAGCAGGACAATCAAGGCCCCTTGCAGCCGCATTTCCTGCATCTTGGCGGCCACAAAGGGAATAATGGCCCGTCCCGTCCCTCCCACATAGAGAGAACCGGCCGGATTCAAAAAATCGTTGATCATGTCAATTATAATTAGGGCTTGGGCAGGCATCTCAATTATTCCTCTGGCACTTTCGAATTTATTATAGATTACCTCCGCCAAATTGCAAGGACAGGTGAGTCAGAGCGGATTTACGATCAGGGGAAGGCTCATTGAGAAACATGAAACGCCGGTGCAGCCGCTCATGCAGCTTTTTTAGGCGTTAAGGAAAAAATGGGGAACAGGAGTCCACGACTGTTTTTGTCAAAGGTGTTGGCCAGGCACAATTTAACCTTATCTATCAGTAAATTAAGAATGCAAAACTTGACATCTTAGTTGCATAGATTAATAAGAGCACTTATATTAATGATGACAAAGTGCCGCTCCGCGGTTGAACTGAAGGAGTACTAATGCCTGAAAAATTTAAACAGGGTATGCCGGACCCAGAAGAAGACGAATCTCCGGAAATAAATATTCCCGAGGAATTGCCGCTGTTGGCAGTTCGGGATATCGTGGTCTTTCCCAACATGATCCTGCCCCTTTTTGTCGGTCGGGAATCCTCTGTTCTGGCCATTGAAGCTGCGTTGGCCCAAGACAGATTAATTTTTCTCGTGACTCAACGCGATCCGGATATCGATGATCCGGAGCCGGCTGACATCTATCAGGTCGGCACGGTTTGCCTGATCATGCGGATGCTCAAGCTTCCCGATGGTCGGCTGAAAATCCTGGTGCAGGGGTTAACCAAGGCTTTGATCAAGTCCTTTCTGCAAGAAAAGCCTTTTATGAAAGCCACCCAGGAGCAGATCACCGAACAGATAATGGAGGAAATCTCCATCGAAGCAGAAGCCCTGATGCGCAACGCTCGTGAGATGACCGAAAAGATTCTGTCTTTGAAGGGCATTCTGTCACCGGAGATGAGCTCTATTCTGGAATCGATTGATGAACCTGGACGTTTGGCCAATCTGATCGCTTCCAACCTGCATCTTAAAATAGAAGAAGCGCAAGAGATTCTTGAACAGCGTGAGCCCATTCACCGGCTCATCCGCATTAATGATTATCTCAGGCGGGAACTGGAAGTCTCCACGATGCAGGCCAAGATTCAATCCGAGGCCAAGGAGGAGATCGACCGGAGCCAACGGGAATATTTTCTTCGGGAGCAACTGCGCGCCATCAAAAAGGAGTTGGGCGACTTCGAGGAGCGGCCCGATGAGATTGAGGAATATCAGCAGAAGATTACCAAGGCCCGCATGCCCAGGGGCGTGGAAGAGGAGGCGGTAAGGCAGCTCACCCGCCTGGAGCAGATGCATCCTGACGCCGCTGAAGCCACCATGGTGCGGACCTACCTCGATTGGCTCGTGGAAGTCCCCTGGAGCAGGAACACTCGGGACAAACTGGAATTAAAAGAGGCCAAGACCGTTTTAGACGCCGACCACTATGATCTAGAGAAAGTCAAAGACCGCATCCTGGAATACCTGAGTGTCCGCAAGTTGAACAAGAAGATGAAAGGCCCCATTCTCTGTTTCGTGGGTCCGCCGGGAGTAGGCAAAACCTCTCTGGGCAGGTCTATTGCCCGGGCCATGGGCCGGAAATTCACCCGCATCTCTTTGGGCGGCATCCGGGATGAAGCTGAAATACGCGGTCACCGGCGGACGTACATCGGCGCTCTCCCCGGCCGGATCATTCAGGGGCTGAAGAACGCCGGGGTCAACAATCCGGTCTTTATGATGGATGAGATCGATAAAATCGGCCAGGATTTTCGGGGCGATCCGGCCGCCGCCCTGTTGGAGGTCCTGGATCCGGAACAGAATTTTGCCTTCAGCGACCACTATCTTAATGTTCCGTTTGATCTGTCCAAGGTCATGTTTATCCTTACCGCTAATCTGGTAGATCCTATACCCTCGGCGCTGTTGGATCGGATGGAGATCATCCGGCTGGCCGGCTATACCGAAGAGGAAAAGCTGGAAATAGCCAAAAAATTTCTCCTCCCCCGACAGTTGCAGGAGAATGGCCTCAACCCGACCGAACTGACTATTACTCCCAACTCCTTGCGGGAACTCATCAGTCACTACACTCAAGAAGCGGGCTTACGCAATCTCGAACGTGAGATCGGCAGTCTCTGCCGCAAAGTCGCACGCCGCATCGCCGAAGCTGAGAAAGGCCCCTTTACGATCAGTCGGGGTAATCTCCACCGGTATTTAGGGCCGCCCCGCTATCTTCCGGAGGCAGAGCAGGAAAAGGACGAAATTGGGGTAGCCACCGGATTGGCCTGGACTGAATTCGGCGGCGAGCTATTATTTGTCGAAGCCAGTCTTATGAAGGGTAAGGGCCAGTTGACTCTCACCGGCCATCTCGGTGAAGTCATGAAGGAATCGGCCCAGGCGGCGTTAAGCTATGCCCGCGCCCGATCACAGTTATTTAATCTCTCCGAGGATTTTTACGAAAAGTTGGATGTCCACCTGCATGTTCCGGCCGGAGCTATTCCCAAAGACGGTCCCTCGGCTGGGGTTACTATGGCGACCGCCCTCATTTCAACCCTGACCCAGATACCGGTGCGCAAAGACGTGGCCATGACCGGCGAGATCACCCTGCGGGGCAAAGTCCTGCCGATCGGCGGCTTGAAGGAAAAAGCCCTGGCGGCGCTGCGGGCCCGTATCAAACAAATCATCATTCCGGAGGCCAATAGGAAGGATCTGACTGAAATTCCCAAGCATATTAAACGCCGGCTCAAGTTTATCCTGGTGCAGAATATGGACGAAGTGCTTCAGGTAGCTTTGACCCGTCTGCCGACCCGGGAAGAGACCAAAAAATCCTCCTCCCGGGCGCGATCGACTACCAGGCCCATAGCTTCGCGGCCTTCATAAGAGAGAGTAACCTTGGATTCTTCGCTGCGGCCAGAATAACAATGCCTGTCATTCTGAGCCGCAGGCGAAGGATCTATCCTTGCAAATCAACACCTTTGACCTTTATTCACCGACCTTGAATCAACAAATCTGGCTGAAATGGACCGCTCTGGCTCTTCTTTTAGGGTGTTATAGTTTCTTCGCTCTGGCGGAAACCTCCCTTTTCTCTTTAAGTCCTCTGGCCCGGATCAAACTTAAGAGCAAACATCCCCAGATTGGGGGAGTGATTGAACGCCTCCTGTCCCGCTCGCAGAGGCTGCTGACCACCATTATTATCGGTAATGAAGCGGCCGTAATTGTGGCTACCGTTCTGGCTACCTCATTATCTCTGAATATCTGGGGTGATAAGGGTAAATGGGTAGCGATGGGGTTGATGGCTCCCGCCCTGCTCTTGTTCGGCGAAATCATTCCCAAATCCCTTGCCTTGCGCCATCCGGAATTCTGGGCGCGGTTGATTGCCCGTCCTCTGACCCTGGTAATGCCACTCTTCACCCCGGTTCGGGTAGTACTGCTTACTCTCAGCCGGTCGCTGATGTCCTTCTTTGGGTTAAAACCTGCTCCCCCATCACATCTGGTCCGGGAAGACGACTTCCTCCGGATGGTCGAAGATAGCCATAAAGTCGGCCTGATCGCTCCAATGGAGCGGGAACTGATCGTCAACCTGATGAGTTTGGGCGAAACCACTGTCGGACAGATCATGGTACCCCGACCGGATATCTTTTATCTGCCCTTGAGCATGAAATTAGCGGAGCTGATCAAGGCCGTCAAACAGGCGCGTTTTTCCCGCGTACCAATATATGGCAATGATCCCGAGGATATAGTGGGCATCCTGCATGCCAAAGACCTGCTGAGCTTTGCACCCGAGGCCCCGGTCGACCAGGTCAGTTTAAAAAAACTTTTGCGGCCGGCCTATTATGTGCCTGAAAATAAACGGGCTTTTGATCTCTTGGGTGAATTGCAGACCCGGAAGATCCGTTTGGCTCTGGTGGTGGACGAATACGGCAGTCTGATCGGATTGGTGTCTGTAGAGGACATCCTGGAGGAACTTTTTGGAGAATTTGAGGAAGAATTCCAGCAGGCCGGTAAACTCCTGGAACAGTTGGCGCCCGGGGTCTACCTGATCAAGAGCAGGATGCCGTTGGACGATCTGAACCAGATTCTGGGTCTGACTCTGCCCATGGAAGAGTTTGACACCTTAGGAGGATTTGTCTTTAATCTCTTCGGCGAACTGCCCCATGAAGGCGACGCCATCGTTCATGACGGGATGAAGTTTGAAGTACTGCGCATGAAAGGTACCAGGATTTTGGAGCTCCTGCTTTCCCTGGAAACGTCATGATCATCTTACTGTACGTTACTATATTCCTCCTATTGCTCTTTCTGGAGGGTTTTTTCACCAGTTCCGAAATCGCTCTGGTCTCGGCTAATCACCGTCAATTGCAGCATCTGGCCGAAAATGGTCAACGCCAGGCCATCCTGGCCCAGAAACTGCTGCGGGCGCCGGAAAGACTCTTTGCCACCACCCTGTTAGGCTCTAATCTAGCGGAAACCGCCAATACCGTCCTCGTATCGGCTCTGTTGATTGATATATACGGTCGGACAGGAGAAGCAGCGGCGATGCTGACCCTGCCCCCCATAATACTGTTGTTTGCTGAGATCCTGCCCAAATCCATTGCTCGCCTACGACCTACCCGGATGGCGCAGAAGGTTAGTTTCTTCGTCTGGCTGGCCTCAATCCTGCTGGCGCCGATTACCTGGTTCTTTGCCTCCTTCAGTCGACTGGTACTACTGCTCACCGGTGCCCGGAGCACCAGTCTGGCCCCCTTTGTCACCCGTGAAGAACTTAAGATGGTGGTCAAAGCCAGCGGGGCCGAAGTCGATCTTGATACCGAAGAGAGAACTATTATCCACCGGATCCTCTATTTTAGCCAGACAACGGTCAAAGAGGTCATGATCCCGTTGATCGAAGTCCTGGCAATACCGGAAACCTATCTGATTTCCCAGGCCCTGGAAGAATTCCGTCGGGGCCGATTCTCCCGGTTGCCGGTCTATCGTCACCGCATCGACAATATTATCGGCATCTTGCATAGCTTCGATCTGCTGGGCGCAGAAAACCCTGCTTTCGGGATAAAAAAGCTGATCCGCCCGGCGCGTTTCGTCCCCGTGACAAAAAGAGCCGACCGCTTGCTGGTGGAGATGCAGCAGGAAGGTATTCACCTGGTAATCGTGGTAGATGAATATGGGGGTGCCGTAGGCATCGTTGCCCTGGAAGACCTGCTCGAAGAGGTCGTAGGCGACATTGCCGACGAATTTGACCAGGAAATAAGCCCCTTCCAAAAACTCCGGGACGGCGCCTATCTGATTAACGCCCGCATGGAGATAGAAGCCGTCAACGAAAATCTGGGGTTGAATCTGCCGCTGGGGAATTATCACACCCTGGGTGGTTTTCTGATCAAGCAGGTAGGAGACATCCCTCGCACCGGGGAGAGAATCCGCTACCGTAATCTGCTTTTCATCATTCGCCTAGCTGACCTGCGGGCTATTAAAGAGGTGGAGGTACATGTCGAAGCATCGAAAACAGCCAACTGACCGCATCCTTTATTTTGATTGTTTCTCAGGTCTTAGCGGCGATATGACGCTGGGGGCCTTTATTGACCTCGGACTCGAGCCGGAGAAGCTCTGGGAGGGTCTTCAGCAGTTAAAGCTGTCCGGTTATACTGCCCACTGCCATAAGGTTGCCAAACATCATCTTTCCGGAACCAAGGTCAGTTTTCAGATTACCGAGTCGCAACCCCACCGCACCTATCAGGATATAGTCGGGTTGATTGCCAAAGCGGCGCTGCCTCAAGAAGTTAAGGAACTCAGCTTAAGAATGTTCCAACTATTGGCCCAGGCCGAGGCTCAGGTACATCAACAGCCACTGACGCAGGTTCATTTTCACGAAATCGGCGCGGTCGATTCTATTTTGGATCTGGTGGGGACGGCCTTCGCGTATCATGCTTTGGGAATAACCCAGGTTTATGCCTCAGCTCTTCCCTGCGGTCAGGGTCTGGTTCGATGTGCCCATGGTCTGCTGCCCAACCCGGCGCCAGCCACCGTCCTGCTGCTCGAAGGCGCCCCGATGTATGGCGTGGACATACAGGCCGAGTTGGTGACGCCTACTGGCGCCGCCATTCTTAAAGGCCTGAACGCCAACTTCCAACCTCTACCTCCGATCGTTTTGGAAAAAGTGGGCTACGGTGCCGGAGACCGGGATCTGGCGACCCAGCCCAACCTGTTGCGTCTTATGCAAGGACGCCTCGCCGCCGCCGCAGCCTCCTCGGAGCGGGTTCTGGTGCTGGAAACCCATCTGGATGACATGATCCCCGAATGGTATGAACATCTGATGGCCACACTCTTCCAACTCGGAGCCTTGGACGTAGCCTATACGCCGCTGCAAATGAAAAAAAACCGTCCTGGCGTCGGACTTACGGTCATAGCTCCCTTAGAGACCCGGCAAGTTATGCTGGAGACCCTGTTTGATGAGTCTACTACCTTGGGAGTGAGAGTCTCGGAAATAGAACGGGTGACGGTGAAACGGTGGTTGGAGACTATCGACACCCCTTATGGACCCCTGCGAGTAAAGGTAGCCGACATCGGCGGCCGCCGCCGATTGTTGCCGGAATATGAGGCCTGCCGGGAACTGGCGAGGCAACACCACCTGCCACTGCTGGAGGTGTATCGCCTGATTCCGATGTGATTCTCATTCTACCAAAAGCAGCTACAAGCTATGGGGAAAACGCTATTATTTTCTTATTGGCCAGGAACCGGGAACGGTCTTAAAAAAACCTTGACAGCAGAGTGTAATGTAGTATATGAATTTTCGTAATGGAGTTTTGTAAAACTCTCTGAAGTCACAGAAGTATTTAAAATATTTTAAAAATCA is a window from the Desulfobacca acetoxidans DSM 11109 genome containing:
- the lon gene encoding endopeptidase La, encoding MPEKFKQGMPDPEEDESPEINIPEELPLLAVRDIVVFPNMILPLFVGRESSVLAIEAALAQDRLIFLVTQRDPDIDDPEPADIYQVGTVCLIMRMLKLPDGRLKILVQGLTKALIKSFLQEKPFMKATQEQITEQIMEEISIEAEALMRNAREMTEKILSLKGILSPEMSSILESIDEPGRLANLIASNLHLKIEEAQEILEQREPIHRLIRINDYLRRELEVSTMQAKIQSEAKEEIDRSQREYFLREQLRAIKKELGDFEERPDEIEEYQQKITKARMPRGVEEEAVRQLTRLEQMHPDAAEATMVRTYLDWLVEVPWSRNTRDKLELKEAKTVLDADHYDLEKVKDRILEYLSVRKLNKKMKGPILCFVGPPGVGKTSLGRSIARAMGRKFTRISLGGIRDEAEIRGHRRTYIGALPGRIIQGLKNAGVNNPVFMMDEIDKIGQDFRGDPAAALLEVLDPEQNFAFSDHYLNVPFDLSKVMFILTANLVDPIPSALLDRMEIIRLAGYTEEEKLEIAKKFLLPRQLQENGLNPTELTITPNSLRELISHYTQEAGLRNLEREIGSLCRKVARRIAEAEKGPFTISRGNLHRYLGPPRYLPEAEQEKDEIGVATGLAWTEFGGELLFVEASLMKGKGQLTLTGHLGEVMKESAQAALSYARARSQLFNLSEDFYEKLDVHLHVPAGAIPKDGPSAGVTMATALISTLTQIPVRKDVAMTGEITLRGKVLPIGGLKEKALAALRARIKQIIIPEANRKDLTEIPKHIKRRLKFILVQNMDEVLQVALTRLPTREETKKSSSRARSTTRPIASRPS
- a CDS encoding selenium metabolism-associated LysR family transcriptional regulator, with product MDLHRLEIFCKVVELKSFTLAAESLLLSQPTVSEHIRALEEIVGEKLVDRQGREVRLTPAGEILQRYAGKMLRLREEARQALADYRGELLGKLVIGASTIPGSYLLPKAIGAFKANHPAVQITLKIANTAAIADAVIKGEFGLGLVGLKSPVKHLNYEVLCPDELTLTVFPEHPFSVKGEVELPELYEQPFIIRERGSGTQMAAQQILAAHGFEYARLKVAAQMPNTEAVRQSIKARVGIGILSRLAVAADIDYGALTAVKIRGVEMRRPIYLVQRQHHQLPPIYQTFEEFLRLESGKPLPDPDLINA
- a CDS encoding hemolysin family protein, translating into MQINTFDLYSPTLNQQIWLKWTALALLLGCYSFFALAETSLFSLSPLARIKLKSKHPQIGGVIERLLSRSQRLLTTIIIGNEAAVIVATVLATSLSLNIWGDKGKWVAMGLMAPALLLFGEIIPKSLALRHPEFWARLIARPLTLVMPLFTPVRVVLLTLSRSLMSFFGLKPAPPSHLVREDDFLRMVEDSHKVGLIAPMERELIVNLMSLGETTVGQIMVPRPDIFYLPLSMKLAELIKAVKQARFSRVPIYGNDPEDIVGILHAKDLLSFAPEAPVDQVSLKKLLRPAYYVPENKRAFDLLGELQTRKIRLALVVDEYGSLIGLVSVEDILEELFGEFEEEFQQAGKLLEQLAPGVYLIKSRMPLDDLNQILGLTLPMEEFDTLGGFVFNLFGELPHEGDAIVHDGMKFEVLRMKGTRILELLLSLETS
- the rpsT gene encoding 30S ribosomal protein S20 produces the protein MTKHRSVMKRDRQSKVRRIRNLSRKTRVKNLVKAVRTAVSQNQPEQAQAALQKAAPVIQRVAAQGTMHWKTAARKISRLTRHINALSSDA
- a CDS encoding HD domain-containing protein — protein: MHDLPAGYDFRTYERWFLDFTQGYLQGSDFDTANIRIKINHTLRVLGFARQITKNLDLTPVLQEMAHLAALFHDIGRFPQYARYKTYNDKVSVNHATEGVRTMKQHGVLAGFPPQSQHLILGAIALHNRRFLPNQLPVKVRLLTQIVRDADKLDIFAVMLAHFDPRIPYNKVVNLELKPDPDNYTPAILEKVQARQSVNYQHLTWVNDFKLMLCSWLYDLNYPVSQGIAREKGYLDKLLEYLPKTPEFEHLGRQLRQTLQDDLDR
- the larC gene encoding nickel pincer cofactor biosynthesis protein LarC is translated as MSKHRKQPTDRILYFDCFSGLSGDMTLGAFIDLGLEPEKLWEGLQQLKLSGYTAHCHKVAKHHLSGTKVSFQITESQPHRTYQDIVGLIAKAALPQEVKELSLRMFQLLAQAEAQVHQQPLTQVHFHEIGAVDSILDLVGTAFAYHALGITQVYASALPCGQGLVRCAHGLLPNPAPATVLLLEGAPMYGVDIQAELVTPTGAAILKGLNANFQPLPPIVLEKVGYGAGDRDLATQPNLLRLMQGRLAAAAASSERVLVLETHLDDMIPEWYEHLMATLFQLGALDVAYTPLQMKKNRPGVGLTVIAPLETRQVMLETLFDESTTLGVRVSEIERVTVKRWLETIDTPYGPLRVKVADIGGRRRLLPEYEACRELARQHHLPLLEVYRLIPM
- a CDS encoding cysteine hydrolase family protein, translated to MPAQALIIIDMINDFLNPAGSLYVGGTGRAIIPFVAAKMQEMRLQGALIVLLTDAHDPNDPEFSRFPPHAVQNTWGAELIGEIKAVPSDVRVTKKQLSGMLNTDLEKILQRQQINEVHLVGVCTSICIMETARDLDLRGYRVVVYRDGVADFDPGDHEWALKRMARLFGVQVV
- a CDS encoding hemolysin family protein translates to MIILLYVTIFLLLLFLEGFFTSSEIALVSANHRQLQHLAENGQRQAILAQKLLRAPERLFATTLLGSNLAETANTVLVSALLIDIYGRTGEAAAMLTLPPIILLFAEILPKSIARLRPTRMAQKVSFFVWLASILLAPITWFFASFSRLVLLLTGARSTSLAPFVTREELKMVVKASGAEVDLDTEERTIIHRILYFSQTTVKEVMIPLIEVLAIPETYLISQALEEFRRGRFSRLPVYRHRIDNIIGILHSFDLLGAENPAFGIKKLIRPARFVPVTKRADRLLVEMQQEGIHLVIVVDEYGGAVGIVALEDLLEEVVGDIADEFDQEISPFQKLRDGAYLINARMEIEAVNENLGLNLPLGNYHTLGGFLIKQVGDIPRTGERIRYRNLLFIIRLADLRAIKEVEVHVEASKTAN